The Nitrospira sp. genome has a window encoding:
- a CDS encoding phosphate-starvation-inducible PsiE family protein translates to MPALEANHLFDREVLRQRLAHLDLLEVWNRGIKGVLSLVILTLLTALAGGAMKTFWEIRLLMDHSAEVVLRQVIVNILMLLALVEVFKTTVTYFREGRVKVTFIVDTILVVMLTEVISQWFKGGDWQPLAVLCGVLLILGIIRVMAVRWSPTLRTGAHDAGRVDL, encoded by the coding sequence ATGCCGGCACTCGAAGCGAATCATCTGTTTGACCGTGAAGTCCTGAGACAACGGCTCGCTCATCTCGATCTCCTAGAAGTCTGGAATCGAGGCATAAAAGGGGTGCTCAGTCTGGTGATTCTGACGCTGTTGACTGCTCTCGCCGGCGGCGCAATGAAGACGTTTTGGGAAATTCGACTCCTCATGGATCATTCAGCCGAAGTTGTCTTACGCCAGGTCATCGTCAACATCCTCATGCTGCTGGCCCTCGTCGAGGTTTTCAAAACCACCGTCACCTACTTCCGCGAGGGCCGTGTCAAAGTGACATTCATCGTGGATACGATCCTGGTCGTCATGCTGACCGAAGTGATCTCTCAATGGTTCAAAGGAGGGGACTGGCAACCACTTGCAGTCCTCTGTGGGGTTCTGCTGATTCTTGGCATTATTCGCGTCATGGCCGTTCGGTGGAGTCCAACGCTGAGGACAGGGGCTCACGATGCTGGGCGCGTCGATCTCTAA
- a CDS encoding CYTH and CHAD domain-containing protein — translation MARSREVSSQRPSVLSAHTERELKLSIGDDFHLPRLPGTLRPRRLLISTYYDTAAYDLAHARMTLRQRIERGKKTWQLKLPLGEDRQEVEVPDERADPPASLRRLLVLHLRHRKLAPVVTLRVWRTGLQIRHGQVPLAEIALDRVSVVQHGTTMQRFRELEIELQQGDDALLHTLEQQMRDAGASDHDGRPKFFRALSLHPPPPVPPPDRTASVGAHIQWALAQHVEWLLAHDPGTRLGTDLESLHQMRVAVRRVRAVLRTARPVLLPAWGASLDQELEWLGKVLGPARDLDVQLAYFREESTTLDARDRARLEPLISHLQAHRNAAQQVVLNALTSTRYLALIRRLQQAAQAPAVIESPLTVRQLARHAFKKLRKALRRLRPSPSDAALHAIRIKTKRARYAAELAKRSGGQPATRFITAARALQELLGTHQDAIQAERQLRQFLQDSPSPRAGFVAGRMVERQHHRRQTVRETMAPLVKTLLKRGKQVWGSTGSRHRHTY, via the coding sequence ATGGCTCGATCCCGCGAGGTCTCCTCTCAGCGCCCTTCCGTGCTCTCGGCTCACACCGAACGGGAGCTCAAGCTGAGCATTGGTGATGATTTCCACCTGCCTCGGCTGCCCGGCACGCTGCGCCCTCGTCGGTTGCTGATCTCGACCTATTACGATACGGCGGCCTATGACTTGGCCCATGCCCGGATGACGCTGCGCCAGCGCATCGAACGGGGGAAGAAGACCTGGCAGCTCAAACTTCCGTTGGGCGAGGATCGGCAAGAAGTCGAAGTGCCCGACGAGCGGGCCGACCCACCGGCGTCATTACGCCGCCTGCTCGTGCTGCATCTCAGGCATCGAAAACTTGCCCCGGTCGTCACGCTACGGGTGTGGCGGACCGGGCTGCAGATTCGTCATGGTCAAGTTCCGCTCGCGGAGATCGCCCTCGACCGCGTGTCGGTTGTCCAGCACGGCACGACCATGCAACGCTTTCGTGAATTGGAGATCGAACTCCAACAGGGCGATGACGCCCTCCTGCATACCCTCGAGCAACAGATGCGCGACGCCGGGGCGTCCGACCATGACGGACGGCCCAAGTTCTTTCGCGCCCTCTCGCTGCACCCTCCCCCCCCGGTCCCTCCACCCGACCGGACGGCCTCGGTGGGTGCGCATATACAGTGGGCGCTCGCCCAGCACGTCGAGTGGCTCCTCGCCCATGATCCCGGCACCAGGCTCGGGACTGACCTGGAGAGTCTGCACCAGATGCGGGTCGCGGTACGGCGTGTGCGCGCCGTGCTCCGTACCGCGCGCCCGGTGTTGCTCCCGGCCTGGGGCGCATCATTGGACCAGGAGCTTGAGTGGCTCGGCAAGGTGCTGGGACCTGCTCGTGATCTCGATGTCCAGCTCGCCTATTTTCGGGAGGAATCGACTACATTGGACGCACGAGATCGCGCGCGCCTGGAGCCGTTGATCTCTCACCTGCAAGCGCACCGGAACGCCGCGCAGCAGGTCGTGCTGAACGCACTTACCAGCACTCGCTATCTGGCATTGATCAGACGGCTTCAGCAAGCCGCCCAAGCCCCGGCCGTCATTGAGTCTCCACTGACGGTACGTCAACTCGCCCGGCACGCGTTCAAGAAACTGCGCAAGGCACTCAGACGCCTGCGACCGTCCCCCTCGGATGCTGCCCTGCACGCCATCCGGATCAAGACCAAGCGCGCGCGCTACGCCGCCGAATTGGCGAAACGCTCGGGGGGCCAACCCGCGACGCGTTTCATCACGGCGGCTCGGGCTCTCCAAGAGCTATTAGGGACCCATCAGGACGCCATTCAAGCGGAACGGCAGCTCCGACAGTTCCTCCAGGACTCACCCAGCCCTCGCGCCGGGTTTGTGGCCGGACGCATGGTTGAACGGCAGCACCACCGACGCCAGACCGTGCGAGAGACGATGGCACCACTCGTGAAGACGCTGCTGAAACGGGGGAAGCAGGTCTGGGGATCAACAGGGTCAAGGCACCGACACACTTATTGA
- a CDS encoding aminotransferase class IV, whose amino-acid sequence MWIYLNNRFVQEHEAVISVFDHGFLYGDGVYETLRSYGSRLFMRDQHLLRLFRSAEAIGLAIPIPLKDWPDILHESMARNEVGTDQHDAYLRITVSRGVGDIGLNPALCPSPTVVVMAKPLVRPASGLYENGVKIIIASTKRNLPSALPPQIKSINFLNNILAKREAIAAGAFDSVLLNWEHHLTECTISNLCFVTEGRLRTPALECGLLDGITRGIVIRLAEELHIRMEEGHFTVDALYGADECFLTNTSMEIMPVSMVDTRKIASGKPGPVTLKLRARFLETYERFLEPIGSD is encoded by the coding sequence ATGTGGATCTACCTCAATAACCGGTTCGTTCAAGAGCACGAAGCGGTGATCTCGGTTTTCGATCATGGATTTCTGTACGGAGATGGTGTGTATGAAACGCTCCGCTCCTACGGCTCCCGCCTCTTCATGCGCGATCAACATCTATTACGATTATTCCGCTCAGCCGAAGCCATCGGACTGGCGATCCCAATTCCCTTGAAGGACTGGCCCGACATCCTCCACGAATCCATGGCTCGCAACGAGGTCGGGACTGATCAGCACGATGCCTACCTCCGCATCACAGTCTCGCGGGGAGTCGGGGACATCGGTCTGAATCCGGCGCTGTGCCCTTCGCCGACTGTTGTCGTCATGGCCAAACCGCTGGTACGTCCGGCATCAGGTCTGTATGAGAACGGCGTCAAGATCATTATTGCCTCGACCAAGCGGAACCTGCCAAGCGCACTGCCGCCGCAGATTAAATCCATTAACTTTTTGAACAACATCCTGGCCAAACGCGAAGCCATTGCCGCAGGCGCATTCGACAGCGTCCTGCTCAATTGGGAACACCACCTGACTGAATGCACGATCAGCAACCTGTGCTTCGTCACGGAGGGCAGACTCCGAACTCCCGCCCTCGAATGCGGCTTGCTTGATGGTATCACCAGAGGGATTGTGATTCGGCTGGCTGAGGAACTCCACATCCGAATGGAAGAAGGACATTTTACCGTCGACGCGTTGTATGGAGCAGACGAATGTTTTCTTACGAACACGAGCATGGAAATCATGCCCGTATCCATGGTCGACACGAGGAAAATCGCGAGCGGGAAACCAGGCCCGGTGACATTGAAGCTAAGGGCTCGATTTCTCGAGACATATGAGCGTTTTTTGGAACCTATTGGGTCTGATTAG
- a CDS encoding ABC transporter ATP-binding protein — translation MLIFKRFLPYVRPYLGRLILAGLLVSGVAAVNLALVRLAGTLWDIVTVQHDAEQMTRSIGMFLGLVVLQGLCSMGHSYLTAWVSQHVIADFRKHLFAHLQTLTLSFFSRRRTGELLSRLMSDVTVIQSLVTETPIDAVKQLVTFVGGITFLLLMNWQLCLLILILLPLLVVVSKLFGHRLKSLSTSIQDHTATLSTLAEEVISGIRIVKSFVQAQREKDRFADQVDQTLRLTLSRAGIMAVFIPVISLMTFSSATAVLWYGGRQVIDGTVTPGDLFAFVLFAGILIGPFSAAARVFTQIKEAQGATQRVFEILDAQSDIDDRPDAQTLVTIEGHVRMENVTFGYDPRYAVLSNLSFEARPGELVALVGPTGAGKTTVINLLHRFYDPLEGRLTIDGRDLRDVRLESWYRQIALVPQETILFGGTILDNIRYGMMAAGEAAVREASEAAHAHDFITALPDGYQTVVGEKGVNLSGGQRQRIAIARAILKNPRILLLDEATSSLDTDSERLVQEALQRLMKGRTTFVVAHRLSTIQRADRILVLDKGKLVEEGTHAQLLERKGLYHYLYTIRLHEPTT, via the coding sequence ATGTTGATTTTCAAGCGATTCCTTCCATATGTACGACCGTACCTGGGGCGTCTAATCCTTGCAGGCCTCCTCGTGTCCGGAGTCGCCGCCGTCAATCTTGCCTTGGTCCGACTGGCTGGCACTCTCTGGGACATCGTGACGGTCCAGCATGATGCCGAACAAATGACGCGGTCGATCGGGATGTTTTTGGGGTTGGTCGTTCTCCAAGGACTCTGCTCCATGGGCCATAGTTATCTGACGGCCTGGGTTTCTCAGCATGTCATCGCCGATTTCAGAAAACATCTCTTCGCCCACCTCCAGACGCTGACGCTCAGCTTTTTTTCCCGTCGGCGCACGGGGGAATTACTGTCCCGATTGATGTCCGATGTGACGGTCATTCAATCCCTCGTGACAGAAACCCCCATTGACGCGGTGAAGCAACTGGTGACGTTCGTCGGAGGCATTACCTTCTTGCTCCTCATGAACTGGCAACTCTGTCTCCTGATTCTGATTCTGCTTCCATTGCTCGTGGTGGTTTCCAAACTGTTTGGACACAGACTGAAATCACTTTCAACATCGATTCAAGACCATACCGCCACGCTCAGCACCTTAGCCGAAGAAGTGATTTCCGGTATCCGCATCGTCAAATCGTTCGTGCAAGCGCAACGGGAAAAAGACCGCTTTGCCGACCAGGTCGATCAGACGCTTCGTCTCACACTCAGTCGAGCCGGGATCATGGCCGTCTTTATTCCCGTGATCAGCCTCATGACCTTTTCATCGGCGACCGCCGTGCTGTGGTACGGAGGTCGGCAAGTCATCGATGGCACCGTGACACCGGGTGATCTGTTCGCCTTCGTCTTGTTCGCCGGCATTCTGATCGGGCCCTTCAGCGCAGCCGCCCGTGTCTTTACGCAGATCAAGGAAGCCCAAGGAGCCACGCAGCGCGTCTTCGAAATACTGGATGCCCAGTCGGACATTGATGATCGCCCAGACGCACAGACACTCGTCACAATCGAGGGCCATGTGCGGATGGAGAACGTCACGTTTGGCTATGATCCTCGATATGCCGTGTTGTCCAACCTCTCCTTTGAAGCCAGACCGGGCGAACTCGTTGCATTGGTCGGACCAACCGGCGCCGGCAAGACGACGGTGATCAATCTCCTGCACCGCTTTTACGATCCACTAGAGGGCCGCCTCACTATCGACGGAAGAGATCTTCGAGACGTGCGGCTTGAGAGTTGGTACCGACAGATTGCGCTGGTCCCGCAGGAAACAATCCTTTTCGGCGGCACCATTCTCGACAATATTCGGTATGGGATGATGGCTGCAGGCGAAGCGGCTGTTCGCGAAGCCAGCGAAGCCGCTCATGCACATGACTTCATCACCGCATTGCCGGATGGGTACCAGACGGTGGTTGGGGAGAAGGGAGTCAACTTATCCGGCGGACAGCGCCAACGGATCGCGATCGCTCGAGCGATTCTGAAAAATCCTCGGATTCTGCTATTGGACGAAGCAACCTCATCGCTGGATACCGATTCCGAGCGCCTGGTTCAAGAGGCGCTCCAGCGCCTCATGAAAGGCCGCACCACCTTCGTGGTTGCCCACCGACTCTCAACGATTCAGCGTGCCGACCGGATCCTGGTGCTCGACAAGGGAAAACTAGTCGAAGAAGGCACCCATGCGCAACTACTAGAACGTAAGGGACTTTACCACTACCTGTACACCATCCGCCTGCACGAACCGACCACATGA
- a CDS encoding lytic transglycosylase domain-containing protein yields MFGSSLMTAVPGLHAEIYQYIDAKGTISLTNVPSDARYRRVDLHPNRLHPVISERELEPMISRFSQEHRIHPALIRAVIKAESDFDPVAVSRAGAVGLMQLMPQTAVRLDVRDLYNPEDNIGGGTKYLRQLLDRFRGDLPLALAAYNAGEHVVDRYRAVPPITETRRYVRKVLRYYRTFLANDLASTGHVIPSSENVARRPSPLSMIPAGQ; encoded by the coding sequence ATGTTCGGCAGTAGCCTGATGACTGCGGTCCCTGGTCTCCATGCAGAAATCTATCAATATATTGATGCAAAGGGGACGATATCACTGACGAACGTCCCATCTGACGCTCGATACCGCCGGGTTGACCTCCACCCAAACCGTCTGCACCCAGTCATCTCAGAACGAGAGTTAGAGCCGATGATCAGCCGATTTTCACAGGAACACCGTATCCACCCCGCTCTTATCCGAGCCGTCATCAAGGCTGAGTCGGACTTTGACCCCGTCGCGGTATCTCGCGCTGGAGCAGTTGGATTGATGCAATTAATGCCGCAAACGGCAGTACGACTCGATGTGCGTGATCTTTACAACCCTGAAGATAACATCGGAGGAGGGACTAAATACTTGCGACAACTCCTTGACCGATTCCGAGGAGATCTCCCCCTTGCCCTCGCCGCCTATAATGCCGGAGAGCATGTGGTCGATCGCTATCGGGCAGTTCCACCAATCACCGAAACTCGCCGATATGTTCGCAAGGTTTTACGATACTATCGAACGTTTCTTGCAAACGATCTCGCCTCGACCGGTCATGTCATCCCATCTTCGGAGAACGTCGCGAGACGACCTTCCCCTCTTTCGATGATCCCAGCTGGCCAGTAA
- a CDS encoding histidine phosphatase family protein: MDCMFVRHGIAVEPDEWEGEEENRPLTEKGKRRVRQMAKGLAALVCQPTHLFTSPFVRAYDTARLLRAVIGPTLKIETREELAVGAKPEQVVTFLRTLPSDAVVVCVGHEPQLGEVVSLLLCGKPLSNFPLKKAGAARVKSEGRVNVSQGRLVWWLQPMQLRAFGKQAHAKRREGLSEATG, from the coding sequence ATGGACTGCATGTTCGTTCGCCATGGGATTGCTGTCGAGCCAGATGAATGGGAAGGTGAAGAGGAGAATCGCCCCCTGACAGAGAAAGGGAAAAGACGTGTCCGACAGATGGCCAAAGGATTGGCGGCACTTGTCTGTCAGCCGACCCATCTGTTTACGAGCCCGTTCGTGCGGGCGTACGATACGGCCAGACTCCTACGGGCGGTCATCGGTCCGACGCTCAAGATCGAGACGCGAGAGGAGTTGGCGGTCGGAGCGAAGCCAGAGCAAGTCGTGACGTTTCTGCGCACGCTCCCGTCCGATGCGGTCGTGGTCTGTGTGGGACATGAGCCTCAGCTCGGCGAAGTCGTGAGTCTGTTGCTCTGTGGCAAACCCCTTTCGAACTTTCCACTGAAAAAGGCCGGGGCTGCGCGCGTCAAATCGGAAGGTCGTGTCAATGTGAGCCAGGGGCGGCTCGTCTGGTGGCTTCAGCCGATGCAGTTGCGGGCCTTCGGTAAGCAAGCCCATGCCAAAAGGCGTGAAGGTTTGTCGGAGGCTACCGGTTGA
- the asnB gene encoding asparagine synthase (glutamine-hydrolyzing) has protein sequence MCGIAGFVTQNNVPCDQQVIQRMIALVNHRGPDYSETYVDGSVGLAHARLSILDLGGGNQPMCNEDKTVWITFNGEIFNYIELREALIKKGHRFHTQSDTEVIVHLYEEKGESCVQDLNGQWAFAIWDSRHRRLFLSRDRLGVRPLFYTTTGEGFLFGSEIKSLFAVPSVRRTIDLEALDELFTFWVTLPPRTFFSGISELPPGHSLVLEQDEVRVQPYWALDYHPSQKTENEKDACKTLLDLLLDATRIRLRSDVPVGAYLSGGLDSTLITALVKRLGMTHLRTFSVGFEDKTLDESSFQNEASEFLKTEHRSISCSPKDIGRVFPDVIWHTEKPVLRTAPAPLYLLSKLVREQGYKVVLTGEGSDEVFGGYDIFKEAKIRRFWARYPESQFRPILLRRLYPYMKNLQSQPDAYLRAFFHVKKGDRANPFFSHLPRWEMTSKLKNFFSKEISDHLKHRNTLDHLEAKLPSRFWQWDNFSQSQYLEAAYLLPGYILSSQGDRMAMAHSVEGRFPFLDHRVVEFASCLSPRFKMKVLNEKYLLKIAAGDLIPRSIRCRPKQPYRSPESQSFLVGPHTDRLFDYVEDLLDSTAIREAGLFDAGAVGKLLDKTRHGHVASVKDNMALVGILSTQIVVNQFIKNFPRSL, from the coding sequence ATGTGCGGAATAGCCGGATTCGTGACACAGAATAACGTGCCCTGTGACCAACAGGTCATCCAGCGGATGATTGCTCTCGTGAATCATCGTGGGCCTGATTACTCGGAAACGTATGTGGATGGTTCGGTTGGGCTTGCCCATGCGCGACTAAGCATCCTCGACCTTGGCGGGGGCAACCAGCCGATGTGTAACGAGGATAAGACCGTCTGGATCACTTTCAATGGAGAAATTTTTAACTACATTGAATTGCGTGAAGCTCTCATCAAGAAAGGGCATCGGTTTCATACTCAGTCAGATACGGAAGTGATAGTCCACTTGTATGAAGAAAAGGGGGAGTCCTGTGTCCAGGATTTGAATGGGCAGTGGGCTTTTGCTATCTGGGATTCCAGGCATCGGAGACTGTTCCTGTCTCGTGATCGACTGGGGGTCCGCCCGCTCTTTTACACCACAACCGGCGAGGGGTTTCTGTTTGGATCTGAGATCAAGTCGCTGTTTGCCGTCCCCTCAGTACGACGGACCATTGATTTGGAGGCACTCGACGAGCTGTTTACTTTTTGGGTAACGCTCCCCCCTCGAACGTTTTTTTCAGGCATCTCGGAGCTTCCTCCTGGCCATTCTCTGGTGCTTGAGCAAGACGAGGTGCGCGTTCAACCCTACTGGGCCCTGGATTACCATCCTTCCCAAAAAACGGAAAACGAAAAGGATGCCTGCAAAACATTGCTCGATCTCTTACTTGATGCAACCCGCATTCGTTTGCGGTCGGATGTGCCGGTTGGGGCTTATCTGAGTGGTGGGCTTGATTCGACGCTCATTACAGCTCTCGTGAAGAGGCTTGGGATGACTCATCTGAGGACCTTTTCCGTGGGGTTTGAGGACAAAACGCTCGACGAGAGCAGCTTCCAGAACGAGGCCAGCGAGTTTCTCAAAACGGAGCACCGGAGCATCTCTTGTTCCCCGAAGGACATCGGCCGGGTATTTCCTGATGTCATTTGGCATACGGAGAAGCCGGTGCTGCGAACGGCACCGGCGCCGCTGTACCTATTGTCAAAGCTGGTGCGCGAGCAGGGATACAAAGTCGTCCTCACTGGCGAAGGGTCGGACGAGGTCTTTGGAGGGTACGATATTTTCAAAGAGGCCAAGATCCGCCGATTCTGGGCCAGGTACCCGGAGTCGCAATTCCGTCCGATCCTGCTACGGCGGCTCTATCCCTACATGAAGAATCTGCAATCGCAGCCCGATGCTTACTTACGTGCCTTCTTCCATGTCAAAAAAGGCGACAGAGCCAACCCGTTTTTCTCGCATTTGCCTCGCTGGGAGATGACGTCCAAGCTCAAGAACTTCTTTTCGAAGGAGATCAGTGACCATCTCAAGCACCGTAATACGTTGGACCATCTGGAAGCGAAACTGCCCTCCCGCTTTTGGCAATGGGATAACTTCTCGCAATCGCAGTATCTCGAGGCCGCCTATCTGTTGCCCGGCTATATTTTGTCATCACAGGGTGATCGGATGGCAATGGCTCATTCTGTCGAGGGTCGATTCCCGTTCCTCGATCACCGGGTCGTTGAGTTTGCGTCATGCCTCTCTCCACGGTTCAAGATGAAAGTCCTGAACGAAAAATACCTGTTGAAAATCGCCGCTGGAGACTTGATTCCTCGCAGCATCAGATGCAGGCCCAAACAGCCGTATCGGTCGCCTGAGAGCCAAAGCTTCTTGGTTGGACCGCACACGGACAGGCTATTTGACTACGTAGAAGACTTGCTGGATTCAACAGCCATACGAGAGGCGGGATTGTTTGATGCTGGAGCCGTCGGAAAGCTGTTGGATAAGACGCGACACGGACACGTGGCAAGCGTCAAAGACAATATGGCGCTGGTGGGAATCCTCTCAACGCAGATCGTGGTGAACCAGTTTATCAAGAATTTTCCAAGGAGTCTGTGA
- a CDS encoding CBS domain-containing protein, which translates to MVTVGNLMRKDMVTVDVGTSVVEAAKLMRACNVESVLVSYQGQIIGLVTESDIVKKFVGAEKAVYFVAVEDIMSSPIPGIEERRPLTEAADLMDKHRTLHLGVTNDGALVGMVSVRDFLRPVSIDEF; encoded by the coding sequence ATGGTGACAGTCGGGAACTTAATGCGGAAGGACATGGTGACGGTGGACGTGGGCACCTCGGTCGTCGAGGCGGCGAAGCTCATGCGCGCGTGCAACGTGGAGAGCGTGCTGGTTTCGTATCAGGGCCAGATCATCGGCCTGGTGACCGAATCGGATATCGTCAAGAAATTCGTGGGGGCAGAAAAAGCCGTCTACTTCGTGGCGGTGGAAGACATCATGAGCAGCCCGATCCCCGGCATCGAAGAGCGGCGCCCCCTGACGGAAGCCGCGGACCTGATGGACAAGCATCGCACACTCCACCTCGGCGTGACCAACGATGGGGCGCTGGTCGGCATGGTGTCGGTCCGCGACTTTCTCCGCCCCGTGTCCATCGACGAATTCTAG
- a CDS encoding AURKAIP1/COX24 domain-containing protein, translated as MSSVLKKRRKKMRKHKYKKLRQRQKFLRRKS; from the coding sequence ATGTCTAGCGTTCTAAAGAAGCGCCGAAAGAAAATGCGCAAGCACAAGTACAAGAAGCTGCGCCAGCGACAGAAGTTTCTTCGCCGAAAAAGCTAA
- the nadB gene encoding L-aspartate oxidase, with product MSQTIPEADYLVIGSGVAGLRAALELCRVGRVIVLTKGHPLQSNSIFAQGGVAVALSEEDDVAIHLTDTLKAGHGLCRREAVRVLVEEGPNRIQELIRWGARFDKMGGKFAFAREAAHSRSRILRARGDATGNEMVRALLAQVIRQKQIIRLDYHFTVDLVVEEGRCCGAVVLDENSGEQFILPAKAILLSTGGAGQIFARTTNPPNATGDGMAMAFRAGAELHDMEFVQFHPTALYLPSSPPFLLSEAMRGEGGELRNNKGEAFMPRYHPRGVLAPRDIVARAIWTEMAATRARHVYLDVTHLESNFVKRRFPTIYATCLRHDIDITEEWIPVSPSAHYMMGGVSTDINGATTLPGLFAAGEVACSGVHGANRLASNSLLEGLVFGMRAGAAAITWASRCSVPDLTAHRERLRCGGAGRLDDAEKLRNSLRRAMWSQVGLVRSRESLTRATAQLARWEQLVSQSFATRADLEVKNMVQVAHCVAEAALWRENSVGAHYRADYAKPQRPGWKLHSRLLLSEQVTGQLGSSKEGKVVSRRSPKMG from the coding sequence ATGTCTCAAACCATTCCAGAGGCGGATTATCTCGTGATTGGGAGTGGAGTCGCCGGGCTCCGTGCCGCATTGGAGCTATGCCGCGTGGGTCGAGTGATTGTGCTCACCAAAGGACACCCCCTTCAGAGCAACTCCATTTTTGCCCAAGGTGGGGTCGCGGTGGCATTGAGCGAAGAAGATGATGTTGCGATTCACCTTACGGATACGTTGAAAGCTGGGCATGGGCTTTGTCGTCGTGAAGCGGTGCGCGTGTTGGTGGAGGAAGGGCCGAATCGGATTCAGGAGCTGATCCGGTGGGGCGCCAGGTTCGACAAAATGGGTGGGAAGTTTGCTTTTGCGCGGGAAGCCGCACACAGCCGCAGTAGGATACTCCGGGCCCGAGGTGATGCAACGGGAAACGAAATGGTACGTGCCTTGCTCGCACAGGTGATCCGGCAGAAACAGATTATTCGGTTGGATTACCATTTCACCGTCGACCTTGTGGTGGAAGAGGGGCGCTGCTGTGGCGCCGTCGTGCTGGATGAAAATTCAGGAGAACAGTTCATTCTTCCCGCAAAGGCCATCCTCCTTTCGACCGGCGGAGCCGGTCAGATTTTTGCTCGCACCACGAATCCGCCCAATGCGACAGGCGATGGGATGGCCATGGCATTTCGCGCAGGAGCAGAACTTCACGATATGGAATTCGTGCAGTTCCACCCGACGGCGCTGTATTTGCCCTCCAGCCCTCCTTTTTTGTTGTCCGAGGCGATGCGAGGAGAAGGGGGGGAACTGCGCAACAATAAGGGTGAAGCGTTCATGCCACGCTATCATCCGCGTGGGGTCCTGGCACCGAGAGATATCGTGGCACGGGCTATTTGGACGGAGATGGCGGCGACCCGAGCACGGCATGTTTACCTGGATGTGACCCATCTAGAATCAAATTTCGTGAAGCGTCGGTTTCCGACCATCTATGCAACCTGCTTACGTCATGATATCGACATTACGGAGGAATGGATTCCGGTCTCGCCGAGTGCGCACTACATGATGGGTGGAGTCTCAACCGACATCAACGGGGCGACGACTCTGCCGGGTCTTTTTGCGGCCGGTGAAGTCGCTTGCAGTGGCGTGCATGGTGCCAATCGCTTGGCCAGTAACTCTCTCTTGGAGGGATTGGTGTTTGGGATGCGGGCCGGTGCTGCGGCGATAACCTGGGCCTCACGTTGTTCGGTACCAGACTTGACCGCCCATCGTGAACGGTTGCGGTGCGGTGGAGCCGGTCGGTTGGACGATGCTGAAAAGTTACGAAACTCGTTGCGGCGAGCGATGTGGAGTCAAGTGGGGCTTGTCCGTTCCCGAGAGTCGCTGACCCGAGCCACGGCTCAACTTGCCCGGTGGGAACAGCTGGTTTCTCAATCGTTTGCGACACGGGCCGACCTGGAGGTCAAAAACATGGTGCAAGTGGCCCACTGTGTGGCGGAAGCCGCGCTCTGGAGAGAGAATAGCGTCGGGGCGCATTACCGCGCCGACTATGCGAAACCTCAACGACCTGGCTGGAAACTACACAGCCGGCTTCTCCTATCCGAACAAGTTACTGGCCAGCTGGGATCATCGAAAGAGGGGAAGGTCGTCTCGCGACGTTCTCCGAAGATGGGATGA
- a CDS encoding acyl carrier protein encodes MASIEAEVRRYVMDNLLFGRTAVVLSGDTSFLELGIIDSTGVLELVQFLEETFRVKVEDEDLIPANLDSVNALTRFVETKHDASARIRS; translated from the coding sequence ATGGCCTCGATCGAAGCGGAAGTGCGGCGATACGTGATGGACAATCTGCTGTTTGGACGGACAGCGGTTGTGCTTAGCGGAGACACCTCGTTTCTTGAGTTAGGCATCATTGATTCAACGGGCGTACTGGAATTGGTCCAGTTTCTGGAAGAGACATTCCGCGTCAAAGTGGAGGACGAGGACCTCATTCCCGCCAATTTGGATTCGGTGAATGCGCTCACCCGGTTTGTGGAAACCAAACATGACGCCTCGGCACGAATTAGGAGTTAA